The region TTGAACAAGAACAGCAAAGTTGTCTGCAGCACATCAAAGGTTGTGACCAAACTCTTTCCATCCTGTTCTTAAATGATGACCAAGAACAACATGAGTAGATCAGGGAGCAGAATAGTAATTCCATAGTGTAGCAAGTGATAAATAAGCACACAGCAAGGAAAAAGGTAGATGGCCAAGGACAGATTTCAGTTATAAATGCAAGCTTTACAGCAACTATCAGGAAACAGCAGTCAAGCATAGGCAACTCCGCAGGCTCATCTAATGAGCAGAACCTACATGAGCACTTATTACCTGTGAATATGAACATGAGATGACCATCACTACCCTGGATATGGGAGATCAGTCTATTGACTTTCCCACGTAAGTGGGCACATCATTGGAGATAAAAAGTATTCTATCTGGTGATCTAATTGGCAGGGTACATAGTACGCACTTTGATATCCTCATATTCAAGTAGAGAATGAGCATCATGATGTCTCTTAAATTGTCAAAAGTATTAACCACACAGCTGTGGAAGTTGGGGATTTCCCATGCCATCCCGATATAGACAGTAGCCTTAGAAGCACATTGTGTCAGGTCATATCAAATATTAGTGAACTGCTGCCATAACTGCTACACTATGGATCAGTACAGTAGTGAAGAATATGTGTTTAATAAATATGCCTAGCTGCATATTTTCCCAGATATGCTTAATTGTACTGTAGCCAAACACATTGCTATCATTTGATAAAACTTGTAACGTACCATGCCTGTTTGTGAAACCTGGACCATATGCAGGCATCCATCTAAATGACATCAGCTTCAAAAAAGCCACATCTTTTTATTCAATTTCTTCTCTGTAGTAATCACTGAAATTGATTTTCAAACTGGTAAACTGCATGGAATATCACCAAGCAGACAGAGCCCACCCACAGAGCAGTGACTTAATGCTGGAAAAGCAAACTGTATGTACAGAAgctctcttattttatttatttgctgcacttgtatcccacattttcccacccatttgcaggctcagtgtggcttacaaaatgttacgacGACATTCACAAAATGAAAATGGAGGAAAAACCTATTTGATTCCCACACAAATTCACCCATTTCCTTAAGGTGCTCATTTCTGTCAATTCCCTGCTTAAACTGGAAAAAATCCCAGCAAGGCTTGTTCAAGTCAAGTAAAGCCTCTCAACAGAACATGTGATGATGCAAGGTCAAACAACAAGCTAACCAGTTTTGCTTTTCTGAGTGTAGCACACTCCCTCTGCCAGGGCTTTTTTCTTGGATCTGAACTGGGCCACAAAAGAGTAGTAAAGCATATGACTCTTGAAATGGCATTAAAGCATAAGAGTAAAcagcttaacccccccccccccccaatcttgtgCATATAATCAAGATATTTTGCCAAAAAAGGCTCATATTTTAGAGTTGCAATCCTGTGATTAAGCAGGCATTTGCCGAATATGTTCAGTTCCAGTGCTCCAGATACTCAGTGGATTGTGCTGCTCATCAGATTCAAAGAAAAGATGGCGGGaaggaaaagggacttgatatatactacctttctgtgtttttttgcaactacattcaaagcggtatacatatatacaagtacttattttgtacctggggcaatggaggattaagtgacttgcccagagttacaaaaagctgcagtgggaatcaaacccagttccccaggatcgaagtccactgcactaaccactaggcggctACTCCACTCAAGTAACCTCAAGGGCTCACCCATCTTATACCTTGTTTCTATTCCAGATTTTCCCAAACAGATGTGAGTAATCTGTTTTTAAAAACCACTACCTCCCTAAGTGGCTTGTCCACCAATGCCATAGGCAAAACCGATGGTACACTGTACAGATGACTGTACAGACGCTACAATAACCTCTCACAGCTCCTCAGTTATTTCCACCTAAAGTTTCATGTCTTGCTATTTTTCATAGACTCTAAAAAATCCAGATTTTGATTCAGAAAGAGAATTTGGTCCAGGTGCTCTGGTGTGAGAACCGCCCTTCGGTGCTCAAGCCGTGTGTTAGCAGCTGCAAAGGCCTGCTCAGGTACCACAGCCGTGGCAGGGATGGCAAGGTACTGTCGTGCTAGCTTGGCAACAGCAGGAAAGCGATGTTCGTTGCTACGCCACCAGCAAAGAGGGTTGGTGCTGCGCTTGCAGAGGGGTTCCACAATGTAGTTTTCCAGTTGCTGGTGTATTTCAGGCATGCTCTCTGTTGGATCTTTACCGAGAAGGATGTCATATATACTTTGCGGATGCTCACATGGAGCCCTGTCATTAGCAACCTGGCTGCTCGTTTCACCCACTTCTACCTTGCATTCTGAGGGCAACCAGGGTTGGGTGCTGGTCAAGGACTGCAGATTAAATACCTGTGACAGTATGTTTTTAACTCTGTTATGGAGCTGACTCCTGGCAGCAGGGCTAAGGAACCTTACTTCTTTGAAACGGGGATCCAGAAATGAGGCTACAACAGCAGGGCTTTCCAGCAGCTTTCCGTCATCTGACAGGTCCCAGTGCTGATTGATCTCTGATATGATCTTGCTCACCATTGTCTTGATAATACTACTGGAGTCCTGGCACTGGTGTTCGATGGCTGTCATGATGccatgcatgcagggcagcagggAAGATGTGGATCCATTCTGCTCCTCTTGCAAGAAAGATGTGGCAATCTTGATGGTCCGCATCACTGGCAACAGATCTTGAAGAAGCTTCCATTGGTGATCAGCCAAATTCTGGACCGTTGCTGTGCCTTTGGTGTGCTCTTCCAGAACAGACATAATGGCCCATTTCAGGTCCAGCAGGCTCTCGCACATTTCCAGCGTGGTTATCCAGCGGGAGGGCATGTCTACCACCAATTTCAGCTTTGTCTTACTCATAGTTTCCAGCTTTGTGTTCAGAGAGCAAGTGGCCTTTGCATCCTGCTGGAAATAGCTGATAATGTCTCTGGCTGCAGCCAGGGCCTCTTGCACTGGGTCTGCTTGCAGTGCAGTGCTGATGCAAAGATGCAGCATATATGCAGTGCAGCACAGGCTTGTCCATCCATAGGCATCTTTCAGGACCGGGGAGTTGGCCAACATATTGGACAGCTGGTCATGCATCACACAGAAAACTGATCGGGGGGACAGCTCAAACTCAGCTAAAACAGAGCATAACTTCTCTCCAAGGAAATCATCTCTTTTATGTCCATGCACTGGCTGTGTCTCCAGGATGCACCTTGCCAAGCGCCAGTTGCAGTCAATAAAATTGGCACTAATGGTCAGGTAAGTTTGGCTGGGCTGAGAAGTCCAAAAGTCCAATGACAGGATGATAGCCTGGGCTGTATGTAGATAATGCTCCAAATGTTGCTTGACTACATTGTATTTATGCCATAACATGCTTGCCAACTGCATAGAAGAGGGTATACTAAAACCAGGTTCCAGATAGCCCATCAGAAGCCTAAAGCCTTTGTCTTCTACAACAGACAGAGGATGAAGGTCACGAAAGATCATTTCAAGCACCAAGTCTAGGACCATTTCTGTACGTGGCTCAGAGCAAGAGGGCACTGGGGGCTGGAAAAGGCTGTTTTCTGGAGTCATTTGCCGAGCTCGTTTCCCTAGGCTCTCCTGGCCCAAACAGTCAGATTCTGAGGCAGCTTCCTCTTTCAGCTGTGATAGGGCTGTATCCCGGATGCTGTGCTTCCTCACCAGGTGCTCCCGCATGGTGGTTGTGCTGTTGTGGAAGGACAGCTGTTTCTTGCACACATTGCACTCCACATATGCATCCCCTAGCTTGGTATAGTAATTCCAGACCTTGGACTTACGCCGATCCACAGACAGGGTGGTGCTGGTTCCATCCAGGCTCATGCCTTTCTCTCGTTTCCTGCGTTGGGAAGGCCCCGAGTTGGCTGCCATGTTGTAGGTATGGAATGCCATGGATATCTCCTCTatgaaaaacacaaacaaaattgGGTTAGTAGGAAATATTGCATGCTTGGCAAAGACTCCCTCAGATTTGTTTAGATTAAGGATCATGGAAGAATGTAACATGATCTGACAAGGCCCAGGGTAGAGTTATAGAATATCATGGTCCTTTTAGACTACTTATTTTGTTTAGGGATGCCCTCTCGGCAGCTTTAAAGGATAGTTTGGGTTCGGATATGTTTCTTATATGTTTTTCTAGAGGGTATAAGTTGGAAGAAACAAGGAGGGGTGTGGGGAAAGGAAAGTTTAGGAATGGTAGGAGGGAAATTATTTTGTGGGGTTTTCATTTTCCTTCTCGGTCACTGTTCCTTCCATTGGAGGACTATAAGAGTAAAAGTGCACTCTAGTTTATTGATGTTCCTATTGTAGGTGCTGGGATAAATAATTGAGGGGGTTGGGGTTTGGTGAGATTAGTACCctcatctctactataataaaaagcacctccaatgttctgaagctgactccgtggcttcactgatgaagggttcgtaaggttcgtctgATTCGTGAATCTGTAAGCATCTCTCTCGGCCCTGCCctcgtgcctctgataggtccgccgtccacgacgtcatcacgttttgacgtcaagggcggcggacctatcacaGGCGTGAGggtggggccgagagagatgatTACAGATTCACGAATCAGACGAACCTTAccaacccttcacttcaatgaagccacggagtcagcttcacaacgtagCAGGTGCGTTTGGTTACAATACATAGCTCCATTATTTTTCACCTacacatcgcagggtggctgcagggggggtgggaaagaggggggggggcaactacactggaactgggagggagggagagaggggggcaacaaccctggaactgggtgggagggcggaccctgaaactgggagggagggggcccctggtacacattctcacatacacacacacacagtctcactctgtcacacacactcacacattcactctctctatcacacacacactcagaggaaaaccttgctagcgcccgtttcatttgagtccgaaacgggccttttttcctagtgtatTATGTTATCCTGCTTTATTGTTTttataatctatataaataaaatcccccctcagagttctgaagctcactccatctgtggcagtgaagccctgaactcctgtcctcctggtaggctaggctactattgggactactcaccctcagtactcagccacgcccatctgctccctataaaacgcaccctcaacgttctattggcttctgacgtcacattatgacgttgagggcggaggcggagcaattcaccgccctcgcgtcaaatgttatgacgttgagggcggaggcggagcaattcaccaacatcgacgacgggtgggtgggggggggggggggggggccacaggaaaaacAACTCATACAATGCACCTCCGTTCAGAACTATCTCAGACTGCCAGGTCCCTACAGCCGctcagcctctctccttacatcactgcccctggataAAACCCCGGAGAAGCACAGCCAACGACgtcaaaggggagaggaggagcagctgcacagACGACCAATATGAGATGACTAAAACAAGTTCCCTAACACTCAAAAAAACTAGCGCTTGCATGCTGATGCAGCAAAGGTGTCAAAGGTATGTCCTCAAGAACAAGACGCTGAGACCGCCTGTCAGCCTGATCTCCTTTTGATGAAACTCAGGATTTCTACGAAAAGGTGAAAATGCAGCCTGAACACTGACAACATCGCAAAACAATACACTTAATTCATCTCGAGGGCACCATACGTCTTTCTTTTTACTGTTAGCAACTGCACGAAAATGTCCTCACACGATCATTAATCTGCTTTCTGGCACGAgccaccaattaaaaaaaaacactaaacagTAGCTACGATCGGGCTAGGAGAGAGGCAGGTCTTTTTCAttgttgctgctgcttttcaaCACTCAAGCGACGCAGACAGGCTCGGTGATGGTGTCAGCAGACAGGCTGTCCTGAGACCACAGATACgatcaacagcagcacacatcacAGAAGGCAGGTCAGAGAAGTTTCTCACAAGGAGTTGATGCCTGGCTGCACCTCAGTAACATCACATGTGGCACACAGAACAAGGAGAGTGGCAGACTCCCTCAaatacaaccccccctcccacagctGCCTCTCACTGCATCTCTAACATCCAAACtaacctctctctcactctctctagaacacacacacacaagggacagggaggagatgagaggggaggaaaaaaaccATCAGTACACACTCCCTTTCACTATCTCCCTCTCTCTTAACTGCCTATAACTGAGAAATGGCTCAAATGGTTGTGTTCTGCAATGGAACATTTTGCTGCTGTCTTCCCATTTTGAACCCTAgccttgcacactctctttcacagacacacatacatatacacactctcactctctcacttAAATCACTCTCcagtctctctttcacacagacacacacacacttttattgTCTCTCTCTTCAACACACTCACATACACTttctctgactctctctctctctctcacacacacatatacacattctCACTAcacttgagaaaaaaaaacaaacaaaccgttGTATTCAGACACACACACGCAAGGGACACGGAGGAgatgagagggaaggaaaaaaaacaccacatgcacactctctctcactctcaactgcctataaggagcaactgaccctccactgtcacagggactactagcatctctctctctcacacacacacgggacacggaggggatggaagacaaaaaaagaatcattgggtatggaggggacggcaggggagataaggtaaCAACTGGCTCAAATGGTTGTGCTCTGCTATGCAAACTTttgctgctgtctcttcattttgacactAGCCTCGCAcattctctttcacacagacacgcacacacacacacacacatatacacactctctcacacagacacacacacacacacactttctctgtctcatacatacacagacacaaatacatatacacactctcactctctctcttaactCACTCTCAGTCacactttcacacagacacacacactttcactgtctctgtcttccacatactcactctcacacacacacggctggagtgggggcagaggagcgaggagaatcgctgggtggctacaggggggaaaggggacagaggagaatcgctgggtgcctggaaggggagcaggggagatagaacaatcgctgagtggctggaaaggggggcaggggacacaggagacagtctcactctctctctcacacacacacacacacattctctctctcacacacacacacagtcactgtcaaacacactctatcaaacatacacactccgaggaaaaccttgctagagcccgtttcatttctgtcagaaacgggccttttttactagtttcttaataaaaagatttcagAATAGACAATGCCTCTATCATATTCCTCTCTAACTTTTCTTCTAGAGTGTACAAATATGGATCCTTACGTCTCACTTCATAAAACTTAAGGGACAGATTGAATCATTCTGGCAGGCTTGCTCTGGACTGCCTTCACTCTGTTCAAATCCTTTTCAAAGGTATGGCTTCCAGAATTAGCCATAATGCTCTCACTAGTGATTTCTACAAGGGTATTTTATTTTCATCTTTTCTACTGGCAATATCTCTCCCTATTTAACCTAACATTTCTCTGGCTCTCATTAATTGCTTGTCATTCCAGATACGTTTACAATGCAGGTTACCAAAGAAGAAAATATGAGTTTAAAGACTGATTTTGTATAGGGCTTCTATGTGGAGAAACAGTTTGCCGCATGTAcagatgaacagccattttataaaaaaacacgttcaaaaaaGCAGC is a window of Microcaecilia unicolor chromosome 11, aMicUni1.1, whole genome shotgun sequence DNA encoding:
- the LOC115479862 gene encoding zinc finger BED domain-containing protein 1-like, producing MADLSSQRVSEFLHKGVKCGEDGASQRPLEEAPEDHQLSLLTQPYLQTVEEEISMAFHTYNMAANSGPSQRRKREKGMSLDGTSTTLSVDRRKSKVWNYYTKLGDAYVECNVCKKQLSFHNSTTTMREHLVRKHSIRDTALSQLKEEAASESDCLGQESLGKRARQMTPENSLFQPPVPSCSEPRTEMVLDLVLEMIFRDLHPLSVVEDKGFRLLMGYLEPGFSIPSSMQLASMLWHKYNVVKQHLEHYLHTAQAIILSLDFWTSQPSQTYLTISANFIDCNWRLARCILETQPVHGHKRDDFLGEKLCSVLAEFELSPRSVFCVMHDQLSNMLANSPVLKDAYGWTSLCCTAYMLHLCISTALQADPVQEALAAARDIISYFQQDAKATCSLNTKLETMSKTKLKLVVDMPSRWITTLEMCESLLDLKWAIMSVLEEHTKGTATVQNLADHQWKLLQDLLPVMRTIKIATSFLQEEQNGSTSSLLPCMHGIMTAIEHQCQDSSSIIKTMVSKIISEINQHWDLSDDGKLLESPAVVASFLDPRFKEVRFLSPAARSQLHNRVKNILSQVFNLQSLTSTQPWLPSECKVEVGETSSQVANDRAPCEHPQSIYDILLGKDPTESMPEIHQQLENYIVEPLCKRSTNPLCWWRSNEHRFPAVAKLARQYLAIPATAVVPEQAFAAANTRLEHRRAVLTPEHLDQILFLNQNLDFLESMKNSKT